From Desulfobaccales bacterium:
GCGATGCCGCCCTGGCCTTCCAGGTCTTTCCGGGCCTATGGGTGGAGGTGGTCCTGTGGCGGGGGGATGAGGAATTTCCACCCCAGGCCTCCTTTGCGGTGCCGGCCCATCTGGACCGCTTCTGGCACCTGGACGCGGTCTGGGGCCTCCTCAATCTGGTGGTGCAGGAACTGATAGCCGCGGCCTCAAAACACGCCTGAGGATCGCCCGTCGTCCCAGGGGGGAAAGGAACCTGTAATGGAACACCGCAGCACTGAGCTTTCAGGCAGAGACGACAGGCAATGACCCCGGCCCCCCTCCCAGCCCGGCAAATTATAGAAGGGGTTCGCAGAGACGAAGGTAATTGGGACTCCCCTGACACATCCATTCACACTATTCTCACCACCGAGGAGCGCTGTCATGTATAAGCGAGCCAGCCTCACCCTCATCCTCATCCTGGCCCTGGCCGTGGCGCCGGGGCCGTGGCCGGCCCGGGCGGAGCAGCCCCTGCGGCCGGCGGGTCATCTCACTTTCAAAATCACCTCCGTGGGCCTGGGGGTGGGCGCCAGCTGGGGCCGGGGCACCCTCACCTTCCGGGGCCGCAATTACCCCCTGCGGGTAGAGGGCCTGGATCTGGCCAAGGTGGGAGTGACGGAGCTGGAGGCAACCGGCCGGGTCTTCAATATCAACCGGCCCGAGGAGATCTACGGCACTTACAACCAGATGTCCGCCGGGGTGGCGGTAGTGGGCGGCATCCAGGGGATTGCCCTCCGGAATTCCCGGGGGGTGATCATTGATCTCAACGCCACCCAGCGGGGGCTGGGCGCCAACCTGGGCATCGGCACCCTGGAGATCAAGCCCCGCTAGGGGAGGCTTTCCCCTTGCCTCAGGGGCATACGGCTCCGGCGGCGCCTTCCTGGAGGGCGCAGGAGACTCGACCGCGACCTATATGACTGCTCCTCTTCTGGAAACCCGGGATCTGTGGCGCACCTTCCGGCTGGCCGGGCCTTGGGGCCGGGGCCCGGAACTCACCGCGGTGGCTGGGGTGAGCCTCGCCCTCACCGAGGGGGAGACCTTCGGGCTGGTGGGGGAGTCGGGGTGCGGCAAATCCACCCTGGCCCGCCTCATCCTGGCCCTTTTGCCGCCCAGCCGGGGGGAGATCCGCTTTGCCGGGCGAAACCTTCTCACCCTGAACAAGGCCGAGCTCAAGGCGGTGCGGCGCCAGATGCAGATCATCTTCCAGGACCCTTACTCCTCCCTCAATCCCCGGATGACGGTGGCCCGCATCCTGGAAGAGCCGTACCTCATCCACGGGCTGGGGACGAAGGCGGAGCGCCGGGCCTGGGTGGCGGAACTCCTGGAGGAGGTAGGGCTGGCCCCGGAGCACGCCCAGCGCTATCCCCATGAATTCTCCGGCGGCCAGCGCCAACGGCTGGGGATCGCCCGGGCTCTGGCTCTCCGGCCCCGGCTCATGGTGGCGGATGAGCCGGTAAGCTCCCTGGACGTCTCCATCCAAGCCCAGATCCTCAATCTCCTGGCGGAACTGCAGGCCCGCCATGGTCTCACCTACCTTTTCATCTCCCATGACTTGAGCGTCATCTCCCAGGTCTGCACCCGGGTGGGGGTGATGTATCTGGGGCGGCTGGTGGAGGTGGCCACCCGGGCGGAACTGGCCCGGGGCTACCTGCATCCCTACACCCAGGCCTTGCTG
This genomic window contains:
- a CDS encoding oligopeptide/dipeptide ABC transporter ATP-binding protein, which encodes MTAPLLETRDLWRTFRLAGPWGRGPELTAVAGVSLALTEGETFGLVGESGCGKSTLARLILALLPPSRGEIRFAGRNLLTLNKAELKAVRRQMQIIFQDPYSSLNPRMTVARILEEPYLIHGLGTKAERRAWVAELLEEVGLAPEHAQRYPHEFSGGQRQRLGIARALALRPRLMVADEPVSSLDVSIQAQILNLLAELQARHGLTYLFISHDLSVISQVCTRVGVMYLGRLVEVATRAELARGYLHPYTQALLQAVPLPDPDLPYMPPVLRGDPPSPLAVPSGCPFHPRCPEARLPRCQVEVPALREIAPGHQVACHFR